The sequence CGGCGGTGGCCAGCCATGGCCCCCACGTCTCGCCCACGAGGGCGATGGCGAGTGCCGTCGCCACCGATGCAGCGAGGATGTTCACGAAGTTGTTGGCGACGAGCAGCGTCCCGATGGTGCCTTCGAGGTCGGTGAGAAGGTCCTCGAGGCGCCTGCCCTTTCTCCCTTGCTCTGCGAGTTGATGGGCTCGCTCCCGCGGAACACTCACGATCGCAGTTTCGGAGCCCGAGAGGAACCCGGAGGAGGTGATGCAGAGACCGAGAACCACGAGGAGGATTACCTGGAGGGGGGTCATCATGTACCGGTATCCCGGGAGATCACTCCCTTGCCGCGACCGGGGTGAGCAGTACCTGGAGGTGTTGGGCCGTGAACGGTTTGACCAGCCAGGCGTCTGCGCCCGACCGGCCGGCGAGGAACGTGTCGGCCTCTCTGTCCAGCAGCAGCACAATGGTCGTGTCTTCGATCTCTCCGGACAGGATGGCGTCTCGCAGCAACCTCGTTACTGCCATGCCGCCCATGCTGCCCACTTGGAGATCAACGATGACGATGTCGGGCGCGGATTCCACGCAGGCGGCGACCGCCGAGCGTGGATCCGCTTCTTCGATCAGTTCGAGACCAGGA comes from Gammaproteobacteria bacterium and encodes:
- a CDS encoding response regulator, producing the protein MKVLVIADAPWVRNEVAAAANSPGLELIEEADPRSAVAACVESAPDIVIVDLQVGSMGGMAVTRLLRDAILSGEIEDTTIVLLLDREADTFLAGRSGADAWLVKPFTAQHLQVLLTPVAARE